The DNA region ATCCACTTTTAGCTATGCCTATCTGTGGCTCCTCCAATCTTTCCGTCTATGTTGAAATCTGCTGATGTCTTTGATTCACGAATGTACCAATGAATTTCCTGGTTCGATTAAATTTGGGGCGCCACACTgcgctcagctggtaaagcgttggcctcacagttctgaggaccccgcctgtgtggagtttgcatgttgaccccgtgcctgcgtgggttttctccggacactccggtttcctcccgcacccccaaaaaaaacatgcaacattaattggacactctaaattgccccgaggtgtgattgtgagtccggttgtttgtctccatgtgccctgcggatggctggcaaccagttcagggtgtaccccgcctcctcccagttgacagctgggataggctccagcactccccgcgactattgtgaggctaagcggcaaagaacatggatggatattagaTTTGGTATTGAAATtgtgttgacattttgacatcaaCAGACCAAGACAACACCTGACAATTGATAAATGGCACCATTGCGAGGCTTCAAAAAGGACGTTCTCCGGGAGAAGCGGCCACTGATCTTGAATTTTGTCACCTGGTTGCAACAGAGAGAttagaagagtcacagaaaggcagaGCTAGAAGTGAATGTCTGTCGTTCTTCATCTAGGTGAGGCAATTGAGAAGTGAATCTCAATTGCTTTGTGCAACACAAGGCTGCAATTATTATAAAAGGTAGATGTGATTTAGTATCGGGAAAATGAGCGGGACATGAGTTTGAAGCCTCACACGGGTCCAAATCTGagaacatccacccatccattttcttagccacctatcctcacaagggccaccaggagtgctggagcctatcccagctgtcaacgggcaggaggcggggtacaccgtaaaatggttgctagccaatcgcagggaacatcgagacaaacaaccgcactcgcaatcacacctaggggcaatttagagtttccaattaatgttgcatgtttttgggatgtgggaggaaaccggagccccCAGtggaaccccacacaggtgggtcctggattgaacccaggatgtcagaactgtgaggccaacaccgtCCAGCTCTACCACCATGCCGGCCATCTGAGAACAATCACATTTATAGTCAAATGCAGTCttaaaattgattgattgattcaaaCTGATAAGTTGGCCAATAAGGTTcaatgaataaattaaataaatggctTCATGGACAGCCCATGTTGAAGTCAATCGACGTGAGGTCCACTGCCCCCCTGACCCCCCCGCACCCCTCACTCGATCAGTGATTtgcagttttgcttttcattatattttaataCTCCTATTTCAAGCCTTTTGTAAGTAAGGCCGAATCCAGTAATGGTGGCTCTGTAAACGTCTAGAGCTCTGTCAACCAATCGACGTTCACCAGCAAAGCCCATCCCCTCAAAGAGTTCCTGGTAGGACTAggacagtggttcccaaagtggggtccacggacccccagggggtgaaaaacgcctttccagggggtccgcgACATGACGTCTGAGACAGAGTAATAATACGCCTGATGAATTGTCTGGAAAAGAAGACTCAACAGTTCAAGATCCTTTTGGCTTCAATCTTGACACAAtgcacgacgacgacgacagaaAGAAGAACTCACCGAACTCCGTCAGTCAGAAGCCATCCGTCAACAATTTGAGAACAAGTCAAACGGCACCTTTTGGTCCGAGGGGTTAGAACTGTTCCCAAAACTCGCCAAATCAGCCGTGGAATACTATGTTCCCTTCGTTACTACGTACAAGTGTGAGGCGGGGTTTTCAACTCTATTagatgtgaagacgaaaaaacaaaatcgtctggaagctaatcatgatgtgagaattgccctttccagtgttgaaccacgttttgatttattatccaaaaataaaaagaaagagcacgtgagccactaaaattgagtatttctttgtaccagaatggcatagctgtgtccagcactacattattggcgaaagtcGAGGTTAGGGCTTTTTGAACGACTCgctgggggtccgggcccaagttgactttgggaaccactgctctaGGAAGATTCCAACTCCGACGAGGAACTAAATAATCCAGATGGAACATTTCGTACCACGGTAGTTTCTCTAATGGGGTATCTAAGGAATCTCCTTTCAGGTTCCTGGGATGGAGAAGCCGTTATTATTGGATCAGTGACATGAGCaggatgcaataaaaaaaaaaaaatggctcgaCGCCTCTTAAACTACTCTTGAGCAATTTTTGTCATCGTTATATTGGTCGGAACAAACGCACCTGTAGTTCTACCGGACATTAAAATGAACAACCAAGCACGAAACAAGGGTGGATGAATTGCATTTTTTCATGACTGTAAAGTACGTGACgggtattatttatttatttatttatttatttccacgCTTCACTTTGTCACAGCTCGCTACACTGATCCATGCTGGAATGTGGCACGGATTGACCTCTACAAACACTGTAAACACCGGGACAATgtatccgtgtgtgtgtgtgtgtgtgtgtctacgtGCGGGCGGAGCAGCCGAGGGCTAGCCAGCCTGTGGCTAGGCTAAACACGAATACTTTATCTGCACCTGTGTGTTTCTATGTGGGGCTATCTGGAACATCTGCGCCCTGTGGCGGCAAAAACACCCCTTTAATATGGATTTCCTTTCATTCTTACTATCTACCTGATCAATATCCTATCAGACACTTGGTAAATGCAGTTTTCcttcacgcacgcacacaaaaaaagcttttagaAATCATTGGATATGAAATATATTTAGATGCAGTACTGCATTTAGACACAAAGTTCGATTAACTGAGGTATGGTAGGAAGCTCAAAAGATAGGAAGTAACAAATAGTTTTAGAGtattttcatgttaaaaaaagggggtggggggacaaaaaaagttaattggGAAACGTATATTATttctgattttgtttgaaaatatgacatttaaTTGCTTTTTAAATGAACGTAATCATCATCGCGAGTCATTACTGTTGAAAATAGCACGTTGTTTGTGGCCGAGTTGAAGTTTCCGAAAAGTGAAGACGCCGAAAACCCGACGGGTTGATTTTCCAAGGAAGTGCGTGCGTACGACAATGGTGGCGACGCATGAATGCGGGTACTTAATAATACGCCGGGAATGGTGTGTGTGATCCAAAGTGAAAAATCAGCAGATCAGTGGCGAGATGGAGGGAGGGACGGAAGACGGAGGAGAATGCGTGATTGTCATGCTGTCGAGTTTGAAAAGGGCAGGGCGGCCATTGTCATGCCAATGCCTTCTCTCATCGTGTGGGGgttttgtgtgtgcacgtgcgaGCAGTGAAATCTAACATTTTCCTATCCTATCAAAATTACAACCACAGTATTTGAAGCCGCAAACATACCTCGTAGATAGTAAACGCAAATGTTTGATTCTTAACAGGAGATAGTTTTCGCCCGTGAATGTGGGAATGGGGAAATTCGCAAATGCCATTTTGCAGCTATTTGAGGTCTCATCGTATCGCCACaacttgagggttttttttataCTACTATGTGCTTGGGAGTATTATCCATCTACATTGCGCCACCTTTTGTGTTCGGATATCTATCACTTAAAGCAGGggtgtaaaacttttttttttttttttttttgtgggccgCATTgctgttccggtttccctcagaggcccgatatgactgtggaacaaatattttttcatctcatcatatttacatcatcaattcatgaactagttttggaatcagaaatcaagggtaaagtgtttttcaactattcacgtatggcaacacaaaaatgcttgtaatatctcgactttatcatttttgatctatgacaatttgaaattctggaacagatttttacaaggatcatggaaattgacactctagatttagcttcacgggccacataaaatcacgtggcgggccagatcctgcccccgggcctcgagtttgacaccagtgactTAAAGGTTCCCAAAACCAAAACGAACCAATGGTAACTGTTAGTAATTTAAATGGAATTTCCAAATACGCTATGTTAGCATTACGCTAAATGGACTCTCAGAAGGCAGGGGAACGTGGTTGTTTCAAATACACGCgtaattatttttgtgtacTTTGGGATTAAACTTCATCTGGGAGTGTTTCACTGaatcccgattttttttttttttggcacaaaaaGTCGATCaataaatctgtatttttttttttatgaattgagTACCTCTGATTATATATTGATttgtttaaacttttttttttttaataaccacaAATAATCTCCCTATTACCTGTATAGCAGATGAGGCAGGGCAATGCCACAAGTAGCTCCAAGGCCAAGACACTGATCACCATGTAGGTATGGACAGTGGGTGACAGCGGTGCTGCCATGACGACCAGCAGCGTCACATTCCCTGCGTGCACacgtttttttccacactcaGCACATCATGAGCTCTACCTAGCGTCTGCCATGTGACATCGCGGGCTTCTTTCTACCTGTGGAGTGCACGGCGAGAGGCAGTTGCTTGAGCCTGCTGGTCCTTCTGTAGAAGCGGAGGTAACCTCTGCTGCGGGCCCGGCTGTGGTGGTACTGGGCGCACCGGGTGAACACCAGAACCAGGACCCACAAAGCCGCCTTGCCGAAGACCACCGCGCTTTCACCCTGCACGTGGCCCAGGATGTTAGCGCATACCTCCTCCTGGCCCAGCTTCAACACGCAAAGTACGGCCACGCACACAGACAGGGACACATAAACCACCTGGAAGACACAAGCGATGAGGTGAAATGCTACTGAGAAGTTCCagccccaccccaaaaaaaaacacatccatctattttcttagccgcttatcctcacaaggctcgcttgagtcctggagcctatcccagctgtcaacaggcagaaggcggggaacaccctgaactggttgccagccaatcgcagggcacattgggacaaacatccacactcacaatcagacctcggctcaatttggagtgtccaattaatgttgcatttttttgggatgtgggaggaaaccggagtgcccggagaaaacccaagcaggcacggggagaacatgcaaactccacacatgcaggtccgggatcaaaccagggacctcaaaactgttaggccaacgctttccagttgatccaccgtgccgccccccaaaaaatacattttgtaaaatgttaaataaatagaaatcTACAGTATTGCACCTTATAAAATTATACAGTAATCAATAAACTGTTAAATTAATCAACACTTTGTCCATCATGATTTCAAAAGCATTAATTCTACAGGCAGTCGTGTGTAtgtcttggccaccagggggcagtaaaaacacaaacatgctaTCCATTGATTGCTGTTGCAACCAAGCAGCAATAGCAATATCAGTCTTCTTTCACAGAGGATGAAGAAAATATACAAGTAAGCACTCTTGTATCCTCTGTCAGTTGTTGTTGTACCTGTTTGCGTTTAAAAAAGTATGTGTTTCAAGGTTTATAACTTCCATAATTTTGgtggcagttttgttttgtcccgCCTACAGCATTTCCCTTACTGTGTAAGCATTAAGCTCGCGGATTTTAGGCTAACTTGTGTGTTTTGGTTAAATGCACaatgtgtaccgtaatttccggcctacagagcgcacgtgtttataagcctcaccaagtacatttgtttggtacgtacataaaccacacctgtgtaaaagctgcaagtgcccagattgaaacacgagatatttacaaagaaagacggtacacgcgaaagagttttcaaagtttgaataccttatcttagcctAACATAGCAAccacacggtagcatgaacagggctggtttaaaaaaaaaaaaaagaaaaaaaaaaaaaaaaaaaaaacacctaaatcactgagacttgacaggaacacagcagaaacacgctagcgtggcgctaatagggccggttaaaaacatactggtaaaaatcactgagacaaggcagtaacacagcaacaacacgctagcacagcgccaaCGCTAGCGcattgctaacgctagcgcggcactaacagggcctgttaaaaaaaaaaaaaaaaaacatcccggtaaaagtcacttcctcgccacatatataccactggtctcacgcttagcttttccgctcgagtgcccccttgcaggcgttagaaaaaatacacaaattagccgcatcaccgcataaactgcagggttgaaagtgtgtgaaaaaagtcacatcttataggccggaaattacggtaatagttTGTGATTAGTTTTAGAGTAAATGTGTTCACTAGCTGGCAAACTGCTGCTTTTAATGAGGTTTGCTGTCACTTTCTAGCAACTgtgtctcaaatttttgctcacaaAGCAAAGggcaaaaccattttttttttaaaaactaatcaGCCGAGCAACTGTTCATAACTGCGAAAAACTCCTAAGGTCGGGTCACCTGTAAGTTGAGATCCCACTATATTGCAGAGAAAAAAACTAAGGCATAATGAAAAGAGGATGCAAAGAAAATtcattgtttttgcaaaaaataccCAAACACACACTGTAGTATTCGTATTTTCGGAATTTTTTCCTTGGCTGAAAACGCTGGTGTTATCTGGCAATATTACAGGAAAGCGACATTGCGAAAATAGCCTCAAAATCCTTCACTCTATtgtacactgcaaaaaaaatggggggtggggtggggcaaTAAAATTATGATTACATTATTTCTTTGATGATGAAGCAAAATTTGTGCAAATAGAACACCACAGTATGACTTGGCAAAACGCTCAAgggatgtgcgtgtgtgtacataCGTGGAGGAGAGACAGCAGTACGGCGCTGCAGGCGGTGGGCACGGTACGGAACTCCCTCCTGATGGCGGCGTGGAGCGCGTCAGCTGAAATGAGCGGCCCGTCCACCAGGGACTCCTCCTCGCTGCGCGTCATGTCCACTGAAGAGCCTGCATGCTACAAACACAGCACACAGGAATTACTTTACTTCAACAACACTTGATTTCATCCCGCAAAGTATTACTCCAGCGAACTGTGTTCATACCTAAAGCCAGTTTACAGTTCCTTTAATGCCCGAACCACAGGGGATAGCGACCTTACCGTGCcagaatatataaaaataaaaataatttagtcCCCATGAAAGGGCTTAGTAAGACCAATTCCTATTGAGACACAGCTTTGGCATCAATTTATGACACTGTATAGcaagtgcacaaaaaaatataataggtatgtttttcagcaaaaggctcaacactggaaaaaaacccaaaatacagACACACGAATAGTTGAGGGATTGATGTATACTAATATTTGTGGTGGAGGATTTGCAATATTTATTGAATTTGATCGTTTGGTAAATTATATCTTTGCTTATCcatcgttttatttttttattatattcacTTGtatgttggtttgtttttatgttgggGTCCTTCATGCCATGCTCCCCAACTTTTAGTTGGCTTCCTTTGTCTACCTgaaaatccaactttggtttATAAATGTAGTTAATTAATTTAGCAGTCAATACCAGCAGACTTTTAGTCAAATTCTTCTCTTGTTGTCAAGACAAAGTGAGCGGTAAAAATTGTTGTAAAGGCAGCATTTACTActcatgaaatgtaaataaGGTGACGTTTTAGTCATTTAcaccaatattaaaaaaatcaaaagagtttatataatatattacaCCCTGGTTTTGCCCATGCTAGCTTCTTTGGCTAAGGCCATAGGCGACTACATACAAATAGACGTGGAAATGGTTAAaattattaaacaaaaaactTCGGGTACGTACAGCATAATAGCCTCCCTCTGACTCCATTCCGCGTCAAATGTTGGCTGTTTTCGACGGAAAGACGAAACATTACAAAACAGTGAACGACTTGGGCGAAAAGCAAACTGTGCTATTTTGCTGCCTCTCGGCTCCAGTACCACAACTCGGGTACGTCATGACCACGTGACTAACAAGGCAGGGGGGGGCATTACGTCACAGTTCTTCCGCCATTTGTGTGATgaccactgatcttaaaaaaaaaaaaaggctgccgaTTGGTTGAAGtgagttggccgccatcttggtactcccaaaacacgAGGAGGACATGTTTtataggttggattatggcggggtttttcctcaaaatttggaATGCAGAATTagaactggtcgtgtgagcttgacattttttcagttctggtaatatGAAGGACTTTTAATTCGATAGTTGAATTAGATAATTTTAAGTGgtcagccaaaaaaggctaagtgcaaaggaaagacagaacACCGTGAATAGCTAGGAAACTTGCATTGCCTCGGGGcctgatttccgtgacatgttaacttttcccaaaattcgctgtgaagcactatcatcataacatagtaaaaaaaatgagcatttttttgttataaaaacattgaattttaagtcagtcagatatatttttggaaataaggacttgcaatgggaaaatacatgctaaatgtgttgttcatttgttgtctctccGATGTCCTATTTCaatatttaaacttgtttcctcgcatttgaaaatcaaattaaatttggtGGGTTCTGAataatgaaattcatcaaaaaaattcaaagaaaattatccgctgatgaagtttgggaaaatatttacatcgcttttccGCGAAAAactgtcggcctataaaggtgaagcagagagttaACAATGAACACgaacaaccataaacaaaactttattcaagtgaattaagataatcagaaaattaaaaaaaaaaacctttacaaacaaactttaacagtgtcaaagaaaatctttcacatttatctgttgaatgttttttcacaGCCACGCATTAATCGCTGTCGCTggacaggtcggcatggttgttttgggagtatcaagatggcggaagGCGACTTCAATTTTGGTgtccaatgagccatccagtcttttttttttagatcagtgatctatctatctatctctatctatctatctatctatctatctatctatctatctatctatctatctatctatctatctatctatctatctatctatctatctatctatctatctatctatctatctatctatctatctatctatctatctatctatatctatctatcatgcTTAATTAATTCCTCTTGGCTGCGCCTCTGTGCAACACCTGCAAGCCCCGCCCTTCGTCATAATAAATATCGACGCTGATTGGATGTTCTCGCCGCTCTTCCGCGCGACCGACCGTACGTTCAGCAGGCAACTGGCCAGTGACACGTCAATCAAATCCCGTTCTCTCCGCCGATTGGCTCGCCCGTCCTCCCGAGGGTGCCGCACGCCGGCCATTC from Syngnathoides biaculeatus isolate LvHL_M chromosome 9, ASM1980259v1, whole genome shotgun sequence includes:
- the tmem192 gene encoding transmembrane protein 192 yields the protein MESEGGYYAHAGSSVDMTRSEEESLVDGPLISADALHAAIRREFRTVPTACSAVLLSLLHVVYVSLSVCVAVLCVLKLGQEEVCANILGHVQGESAVVFGKAALWVLVLVFTRCAQYHHSRARSRGYLRFYRRTSRLKQLPLAVHSTGNVTLLVVMAAPLSPTVHTYMVISVLALELLVALPCLICYTVKVMIFNAERAPPDVSQEEHLHNFSVASQPMETGFREVSCLEEVVEKQADLIEYLKQHNGLLSRRLLNLTAQH